The region CCATGATAGGCCGACCTCTTCTCAACCTTTTGATTAAGGAATTATGAGACCGAATCTGTCTTGGGTATTTGTCGATTCCACTTAGGGTTGGTAAAATGGGTTACTGTGTCGGGTTCGGATCGGCCCGGTTGACCGAACAACCTGTTTTAGCCAACTCGAATTCGACACAATTATCTAAATGCGTTAAGACATAAAATCCGAACACGACACGTTTATAAAGgttataaacgggtcaacctCTTTATGATTCGAAACTGTTTTGCTTAAACCCAAACCATATAACTTTGTGTCGGATTTgcggatcgtgtcaaaaattaccaaCCTTAATTTCACCCGCACCATTTGtagttatttttctattaatgaaaaatggctaaaataaaaaataaaaaggtagaTCTAAATAGATGAGGTGTAGTGTTAGTATGAGGTGGAGTGTTAGTACGGAGAAATGGTGAAGTGTGTGGTCAGACCGATACAAGAAAAGGTGGACCAGTGTGTGGCGAATTAAGAGGGCCGTTGGGGTTGGTTCGTTGGTTTAGCTGCGTTGACAATGGTgacccacccacccaccaacCCAACTCCTTCACCAAACCCcctttattttgattttaataacCATTAGTGATAGGCCACCAGGCCGCCGTAGCTGGTTCCCATCACGTAAAATCTATTCACTCCCAAGATCTCGAGCAGTTTTCCGACGGAAACCGCCTGGAAGGTCTCGGCTCTCTCCGACGACTTGGTGGTGGAGCCGCCGAAGAAGACAAGGTCAGGGACGTAGACGTTGAAGTGAGGGGAGAAGAACTGGACCTGCTGACGCCACTGCCAGAGCGCCATGGGGCCGAAGCCGTGCATAAAAACAAGCGAGGGTTTTTGGGTGGGTTTGGGAATGGGACCCCAGAAATGGATGGTGGTTTCGCTGTCCACGTCAATGGTCTGTGATGAGAGGCCGGAGGCGGTGAAAGCGCGGCGGAGGTAGCTGCCGTATAAGGAGACTAGGCTTAGAAAGTGTGGAAGTTCCATTGTCGTGAAATTGGTGGAGATGGAAGGTTTGAGACCGAGAGCCTAGCTTCCTCTGTTCTATAAATGCAATTTTAGGAACAAAGGTTGTCTCTTTCCATATAAAGAAGATCGAACTTATTGGTTGAGTTAACGCTATCGGCTAACTCGACTGCCATCACATATTTAGTGtttgtggtttaaaaattttattttattttgttattttagttttattttgctttatatttgaattttgaaaaaaagaatgacttgatatttctttctattttttggtCTAAATTTTAACGGATtgctaaatataaaaaaaaaaatctttaaaaaataattaaaaaattaaaattattaaaacttaaaaaaaaaaatatattaaaaactttaattttcttttcttttttcttttaggtaAAATGTGGTGTtataacctttaaaaaaaaaaaaaaaaaaaaaaattattggagggCTTTGGcatttgagggtggccgaaccatccccatAACACTCCAAATAACCAAAACCCACTTTACCCCATCCCCTTGCCCctaaccacccccattttgttCAAAgggccacccttttttttttcttttttttataatgtgCCACATGTCAATCCTCattggttgacacgtggcagtccgttcaaatttggatagaaaaatagacggaggtatcaagtcaatatttttccaaaacccAGGTATCATCTGTGAAGCGAAATGAAATTGaggtacaaaaaaaataaagttttttaaaCCACATATACCGAATATGTCTTTAACCCTTATAATTATTCATTTGAATTTGAGCGAATTTAGATAAGGGATTGTGAGATATCTTTTATGAGACCCATATAATTTATGTTAATTTCACACACATTTATTGCACACACTAATTTCACATTTACTGATATgacgtattttaagtgatttttcatATCGGtcacttaaataaataataataaaaaaaaatcacataaaacacaTCACATCAAATCGGTGCGAAATGAATCTAATAAATAAGTGTGAAAAAGTAGCATTATTaacaaaagggaaaagtacacttTAACCCCTGATGTATCCACCCATTGGTAATTTGACActtaatgtttattttttggtagatgacccccTTAAAGTTGTAGCCGTGTTCCACAATAGACCTTCCGTCCATATGATCTATCAAAAGTGACAGAAAAAGGTCACGTGAGTTGCACATGACATTTTAAAGCCCAAATTTCTTATTTTGCCCCACTCAAAACGGTGTGCAGCGACTCAATATACTCTTGCTACCCTGAGGCCCTCTTCAAGCTGTCTCCACACATTGCCATCAACGAGTGCCAACGACTTACCAACGAAGCTCAAAGCCGGCACCAACATTCGGTCCCAGTTCCCACTAACTGTCTGGCACAGTTCCCAGAAGAGCTTGTCGGCCTCCGGGGACCTGAGTTGGTAGCCGAGCAAGATGACACCGTCGTCGGCCACCAGGGCCTCCATGGTGGACACGAGCGGTGAGGTGTCTTGGGCTTGTTCCTGTCGGTGCTTGTTTATGTTTTGTGCTTGTTTATGTGCGGTGAGGTGTGGAGGAGTTGGCATTGGTGGTGCCGGAGACCGATGACCCATCACTGACGATGGTGCCGAAGACCGATGCCACCAGGGCCGAATGGTAGCATCACCATTATTGCTGTTTGTAGATCCTCCCGCTCTAACTCTACGCTGCACTGTTTCATTTAATAGCTAACTTTGACTCTTTAACTTAGTAAGTAGAATCCCAGAACCGATAGCACTGCCGCGGCACCACGAGAGCACTTGCACAAGGGAGAACAGAGGAAACTAATAACACGTACACAATgcccatgcatgcatgcacctGCTTCTTCAGTGATCTACAAAGTCAGTCCACAAGCAAGAAAGTTGAAAATGGAACTAGCTGGCTGCTGCTTGAAAGCGGGAAGGAGGAGCAGCAGCTTCTTTGTTGCAGCGATTGCTCGGTTGCATCTTTAACTCAAAAAGTCTACGGTTTTGGGTCTAATTAAGTCACCGAAGTGTATTGATTCTCCTGAAGGTAGGATTTTCAATAAGGGGAAGCCCATTTCTCTTGCTTCTTTTTACGTCTCAAAATTATAATAAGCGGTTCTTGTCGGAGACACAGTCAGTACTTGAGAGCAGCAAAGGGGGAGATGGTGGTGGTACTCGAGCCCAAACACGCCGACGTGGCGCGACAAGTTTTTGCCCCTCTTTCATTATAACCTGCCAATCTTAAAGCATTCAGAGAGATCAATTACAGGGAACAACCAAAACCAGCGTTAAATCTACAGTGGT is a window of Alnus glutinosa chromosome 4, dhAlnGlut1.1, whole genome shotgun sequence DNA encoding:
- the LOC133866988 gene encoding uncharacterized protein LOC133866988, with the protein product MELPHFLSLVSLYGSYLRRAFTASGLSSQTIDVDSETTIHFWGPIPKPTQKPSLVFMHGFGPMALWQWRQQVQFFSPHFNVYVPDLVFFGGSTTKSSERAETFQAVSVGKLLEILGVNRFYVMGTSYGGLVAYH